Proteins encoded within one genomic window of Haloplanus vescus:
- a CDS encoding V-type ATP synthase subunit I → MLRPEQMSKVSVTGSKSVMDEVVEAVHDCNLLHVTEYDGSWDGFEPGNPVDGAEAASEKLVTVRSIESILDVDEADAGPTRIVTDEALEEELEEIRTRVNDLEDRRDEIRDELNDIAERISAVEPFATLGIDLDLLSGYDTLDVAVGEGDPEAIERAVVDADGVADFEVFSEDDVVAVFVRPADGADDPLDDALVGVEFSALEVPDADSSPEEYVSDLEQRRDRDLQPELESVEEELEEVRLDAAGFLLAAEEQLSIDVQKREAPLSFATTENAFVAEGWIPTDEYATLAGTITDAVGDHAEVEELERASFTTSGDEHHEEVSAESDAATDGGESVRADGGDNVVMRDDSPPVVQDNPGLVKPFEVLTEAVNRPRYDEIDPTVFVFLTFPAFFGFMIGDLGYGALYTLIGYFLYTNFDSDAFRSMGGVTIFAGLFTMLFGVLYGEIFGLHLVSTYLWEGALGMSHPPMEKGLSPAGQSYALTWLVVSILAGILHLNVGYVIDFVENIQLHDAKHAITESASWILMLNGLWVAILSPDLVGVTPDFLFTIFDGTHAAPEAGEAIHATYALGFNGFPEVVGLAGLAAFAVGLVLLVVGEPVEAIEFLNVLVNALSYTRIAAVLLAKAGMAFTVNLLFFGVYVTGEGAEATFHFGLGHMPHVGDMAHGHEVTEIMFGGLVHSGPAMLLVGLLVLVLGHALVLALGVTSAGLQAVRLEYVEFFGKFYGGGGREYEPFGYDRTYTTED, encoded by the coding sequence ATGCTCAGACCTGAGCAGATGAGCAAGGTGTCGGTGACGGGGTCGAAGTCGGTCATGGACGAGGTCGTTGAGGCCGTCCACGACTGCAACCTCCTTCACGTCACCGAGTACGACGGGTCCTGGGACGGCTTCGAACCGGGGAACCCGGTCGACGGCGCCGAAGCGGCCTCCGAGAAGCTCGTGACCGTGCGCTCCATCGAGAGCATCCTCGACGTCGACGAGGCCGATGCCGGTCCGACGCGCATCGTGACCGACGAGGCGCTCGAAGAGGAACTCGAGGAGATTCGCACCCGCGTCAACGACCTGGAGGACCGACGCGACGAGATTCGCGACGAGCTCAACGACATCGCAGAGCGGATTTCGGCGGTCGAGCCGTTCGCGACGCTCGGCATCGACCTCGACTTGCTCTCGGGCTACGACACGCTCGACGTCGCCGTCGGCGAGGGCGACCCCGAGGCCATCGAACGCGCTGTCGTCGACGCCGACGGTGTCGCCGACTTCGAAGTGTTCTCCGAGGACGACGTGGTCGCCGTCTTCGTGCGCCCGGCCGACGGGGCCGACGACCCGCTCGACGACGCGCTCGTCGGCGTCGAGTTTAGCGCGCTCGAGGTGCCGGATGCAGACAGCTCCCCGGAGGAGTACGTCTCGGACCTCGAACAGCGCCGCGACCGAGATCTCCAGCCGGAACTGGAATCCGTCGAAGAGGAACTCGAAGAGGTTCGCCTCGACGCAGCGGGCTTCCTGCTCGCCGCCGAGGAGCAACTCTCCATCGACGTCCAGAAGCGGGAAGCGCCGCTCTCCTTCGCGACGACGGAGAACGCCTTCGTCGCCGAGGGCTGGATTCCGACCGACGAGTACGCGACGCTCGCGGGAACCATCACCGACGCCGTCGGTGACCACGCGGAAGTCGAAGAGCTGGAGCGGGCGTCGTTCACCACCAGCGGCGACGAACACCACGAAGAGGTATCCGCGGAGTCGGACGCTGCCACCGACGGCGGCGAGAGTGTCCGCGCCGACGGCGGCGACAACGTCGTCATGCGCGACGACTCCCCGCCCGTGGTGCAGGACAACCCCGGTCTCGTCAAGCCGTTCGAGGTGCTGACGGAAGCAGTCAACCGTCCGCGGTACGACGAAATCGACCCGACGGTCTTCGTCTTCCTCACGTTCCCGGCCTTCTTCGGGTTCATGATCGGTGACCTCGGGTACGGTGCGCTCTACACCCTCATCGGGTACTTCCTCTACACCAACTTCGACAGTGACGCCTTCCGGAGCATGGGCGGCGTTACGATCTTCGCCGGGCTGTTCACGATGCTCTTTGGCGTCCTCTACGGCGAAATATTCGGCCTCCACCTCGTCTCGACGTACCTCTGGGAGGGGGCGCTCGGCATGAGTCACCCGCCGATGGAGAAGGGACTGTCCCCGGCCGGACAGTCGTACGCGCTGACGTGGCTCGTGGTGAGCATCCTCGCCGGCATTCTCCATCTCAACGTGGGGTACGTCATCGACTTCGTCGAGAACATCCAGCTCCACGACGCCAAGCACGCAATCACCGAGAGTGCCTCGTGGATCCTGATGCTCAACGGGCTCTGGGTGGCCATCCTCTCGCCCGACCTCGTTGGCGTCACGCCCGACTTCCTGTTCACCATCTTCGACGGCACGCACGCCGCGCCCGAAGCGGGCGAGGCGATTCACGCCACCTACGCCCTCGGGTTCAACGGCTTCCCCGAAGTCGTCGGCCTCGCGGGCCTCGCGGCGTTCGCCGTGGGACTGGTGCTGCTGGTCGTCGGCGAACCCGTCGAAGCCATCGAGTTCCTGAACGTGCTCGTGAACGCGCTGTCGTACACCCGAATCGCGGCGGTGTTGCTCGCGAAGGCCGGGATGGCCTTCACGGTCAACCTGCTGTTCTTCGGCGTGTACGTCACGGGCGAGGGCGCAGAGGCCACGTTCCACTTCGGCCTCGGTCACATGCCCCACGTCGGTGACATGGCGCACGGCCACGAAGTGACGGAAATCATGTTCGGCGGACTGGTCCACTCCGGTCCGGCGATGCTGCTCGTGGGACTGCTCGTCCTCGTGCTCGGTCACGCGCTCGTCCTCGCACTCGGCGTCACCAGCGCCGGGCTGCAGGCGGTGCGACTCGAGTACGTGGAGTTCTTCGGGAAGTTCTACGGCGGCGGCGGTCGGGAGTACGAGCCGTTCGGCTACGACCGGACGTACACGACCGAAGACTAA
- a CDS encoding V-type ATP synthase subunit C — protein sequence MSASSGSSNPEYVTARVRSRRAALFSDDDYRKLVRMGPSEIARFMEESEYEREINALGSRHSGVDLIEYALNRNLAKHFNDLLDWADGRLYDHIARYLRKFDAWNVKTILRGIYADAERDDVDTDLIRAGELSDRQLDRLLDAATMEDVIELLDGTMFAEPLEAAYEDYEETGVLVPLENAVDRVFYEQLLSGLVVNEATQTYREFLEAEIDFRNARNALRLARSGADIDPSEYFIEGGSLFRASQLNTLASNVDELVTVIRDSRYGDRLDAALDEFEQAESLISFEQALDAALLEYADRLGVVHPLSVAPVISYILKKEREVDNIRAIARGREAGLSEEEIEDELVIL from the coding sequence ATGAGCGCAAGTTCCGGCAGTTCGAACCCGGAGTACGTCACCGCTCGCGTTCGGTCGCGCCGTGCGGCCCTGTTCAGTGACGACGATTATCGGAAACTCGTCCGCATGGGGCCGTCAGAGATTGCCCGGTTCATGGAGGAATCGGAGTACGAGCGCGAAATCAACGCGCTCGGGTCGCGCCACTCCGGTGTCGACCTTATCGAATACGCACTCAACCGCAACCTCGCGAAGCACTTCAACGACCTGCTGGACTGGGCCGACGGTCGGCTCTACGACCACATCGCACGCTATCTCCGGAAGTTCGACGCGTGGAACGTCAAGACGATTCTGCGCGGCATCTACGCCGACGCAGAGCGCGACGACGTCGACACCGACCTCATCCGCGCCGGCGAACTCTCCGACCGCCAACTCGACCGATTGCTCGACGCGGCGACCATGGAGGACGTCATCGAACTGCTCGACGGAACGATGTTCGCGGAGCCGCTCGAAGCGGCCTACGAGGACTACGAGGAGACGGGCGTGCTCGTGCCGTTGGAAAACGCGGTCGACCGCGTCTTCTACGAGCAGTTGCTCTCGGGGCTGGTCGTCAACGAGGCGACCCAGACCTACCGAGAGTTCCTCGAAGCGGAAATCGACTTCCGGAACGCCCGGAACGCGCTCCGACTGGCCCGAAGCGGGGCGGACATCGATCCCTCCGAGTACTTCATCGAGGGCGGGTCGCTGTTCCGTGCGAGCCAGCTGAACACGCTGGCGTCGAACGTCGACGAACTCGTTACCGTCATCCGCGACAGTCGCTACGGTGACCGCCTGGACGCGGCGCTCGACGAGTTCGAACAGGCCGAGAGCCTCATCTCGTTCGAGCAGGCACTTGACGCCGCGTTGCTGGAGTACGCGGACCGACTCGGCGTCGTCCATCCGCTCTCGGTGGCGCCGGTCATCTCGTACATCCTCAAGAAGGAGCGCGAAGTGGACAACATCCGCGCCATCGCCCGCGGACGCGAGGCGGGACTGTCCGAAGAGGAAATCGAGGACGAACTGGTGATTCTATGA
- a CDS encoding V-type ATP synthase subunit E, which produces MSLDTVAEDIREEARARAEEIREEGEERAAEIIEEAESDAEEIHEEREADVEREVQQRREQAISSAKLEAKQSRLEARRDALEEVREEVETTLTDIDGDQRRELTAALLDEAAEEFDEGESVSVYGRADDQELLEDLLEDYDGFSVAGEYDCLGGVVVESEESRVRVNNTFDSILETVWEDNLTELSDRLFEQ; this is translated from the coding sequence ATGAGTTTAGACACAGTCGCCGAAGACATTCGAGAAGAGGCCCGCGCGCGTGCGGAGGAAATCCGCGAAGAGGGCGAGGAGCGCGCCGCCGAAATTATCGAGGAGGCCGAGAGCGACGCGGAGGAGATTCACGAGGAGCGAGAAGCCGACGTGGAGCGCGAGGTTCAGCAGCGCCGCGAGCAGGCAATCTCCAGCGCGAAGCTCGAAGCCAAGCAGTCGCGACTCGAAGCGCGACGCGACGCGCTCGAAGAGGTCCGCGAGGAAGTCGAGACGACCCTCACGGACATCGACGGCGACCAGCGCCGCGAGTTGACGGCGGCACTCCTCGACGAGGCTGCGGAGGAGTTCGACGAGGGCGAGTCGGTGTCCGTCTACGGGCGGGCCGACGATCAGGAACTGCTCGAAGACCTACTCGAGGATTACGACGGCTTCAGCGTCGCCGGGGAGTACGACTGCCTGGGCGGCGTCGTCGTCGAGAGCGAGGAGTCACGCGTCAGGGTGAACAACACCTTCGACTCCATCCTCGAGACGGTCTGGGAGGACAACTTGACGGAGCTGAGTGACCGACTGTTCGAGCAATGA
- the ahaH gene encoding ATP synthase archaeal subunit H, with product MPRPEVLERIKAAEAEAEEIVTEAEADRDERISEARARADEIRAEAEEEAEAEAERRLEEAEAEIDAEATEIREEGEAAREALVAQAEEREEEAVEYAITQFEEAVHAQT from the coding sequence ATGCCGAGACCAGAGGTTCTCGAACGGATCAAGGCGGCCGAGGCGGAAGCCGAAGAGATCGTCACGGAGGCCGAGGCCGACCGGGACGAACGGATCTCGGAGGCGCGAGCACGTGCCGACGAGATCCGCGCCGAGGCCGAGGAGGAGGCCGAGGCCGAGGCCGAACGCCGTCTCGAAGAGGCCGAGGCAGAGATAGACGCCGAGGCGACAGAGATCCGCGAGGAGGGGGAGGCTGCTCGCGAGGCACTCGTCGCGCAGGCGGAAGAACGAGAGGAGGAGGCGGTCGAATACGCCATCACACAGTTCGAGGAGGCGGTGCATGCTCAGACCTGA
- a CDS encoding DUF7860 family protein, whose product MGRYGDLDYPVLAKRGTLLGLAVFALGALGELAVHALALQLPAWEMTLLFDAEVLGVLLFLLSPLVFGILLPLTE is encoded by the coding sequence ATGGGACGGTACGGCGACTTGGACTATCCGGTGCTGGCGAAGCGAGGGACGCTACTCGGGCTTGCCGTGTTCGCTCTCGGCGCCCTCGGCGAACTGGCGGTGCACGCGCTGGCGCTGCAACTGCCGGCGTGGGAGATGACGCTGTTGTTCGACGCGGAGGTGCTGGGCGTGCTGTTGTTCCTGCTCTCGCCGCTGGTGTTCGGCATTTTGCTGCCGCTGACGGAGTGA